In a genomic window of Thermosynechococcus sp. CL-1:
- a CDS encoding F0F1 ATP synthase subunit gamma produces MPNLKAIRDRIKTIKDTRKITEAMRLVAAAKVRRAQEQVMASRPFADRLAQVLYGLQTRLRFEDANLPLLAKRPVKTVALLVVTGDRGLCGGYNTNVIRRAKERTQELEAEGVKYILVIVGRKAAQYFQRRNYPIDAVYSGLEQIPSASEAGQIASELLSLFLSETVDRVELIYTKFVSLISSKPVVQTLLPLDPQGLEAPDDEIFRLTTRGSHLEVNREKVTSTLPALPSDMIFEQDPVQILDALLPLYLNNQLLRALQEAAASELAARMTAMNNASDNAQALIGTLTLSYNKARQAAITQEILEVVAGAEALR; encoded by the coding sequence GTGCCCAATCTCAAAGCTATTCGCGATCGCATCAAAACAATCAAAGATACCCGCAAGATCACTGAAGCTATGCGCCTCGTGGCGGCAGCAAAAGTTCGCCGTGCCCAAGAGCAGGTCATGGCGAGCCGTCCCTTTGCCGATCGCTTAGCCCAGGTGCTCTATGGCTTGCAAACCCGACTGCGCTTTGAGGATGCCAATTTACCGCTATTGGCCAAGCGTCCTGTGAAGACGGTGGCGCTGCTGGTGGTGACGGGCGATCGCGGTCTGTGCGGCGGTTACAATACCAACGTCATTCGCCGTGCCAAGGAGCGTACCCAAGAACTGGAAGCTGAGGGCGTCAAGTATATTCTTGTCATTGTCGGTCGCAAGGCAGCCCAATACTTCCAGCGCCGTAATTATCCCATTGATGCGGTCTATTCTGGCCTAGAGCAAATCCCCTCCGCCAGTGAAGCGGGTCAAATTGCCAGTGAACTGCTTTCCCTCTTTCTTTCGGAAACGGTGGATCGGGTGGAACTCATCTACACCAAGTTTGTCTCCCTCATTAGTTCAAAGCCCGTTGTCCAAACCCTGCTCCCCCTCGATCCCCAAGGGCTAGAGGCGCCCGATGATGAGATTTTTCGGCTGACGACGCGGGGTTCGCATCTGGAAGTTAACCGCGAGAAAGTCACCTCAACCTTGCCCGCTTTGCCCTCCGATATGATTTTTGAGCAGGATCCGGTGCAAATTCTCGATGCCCTGCTGCCCCTGTACTTGAATAACCAGTTGCTACGGGCACTGCAAGAGGCCGCCGCCTCGGAATTGGCAGCGCGGATGACAGCAATGAATAACGCGAGCGATAATGCTCAAGCGCTGATTGGGACCCTCACCCTCTCCTACAACAAAGCGCGTCAAGCCGCCATTACCCAAGAGATTCTCGAAGTGGTGGCGGGTGCTGAGGCTCTGCGCTAG